A part of Spirochaetota bacterium genomic DNA contains:
- a CDS encoding NTP transferase domain-containing protein, with translation MRAIVLAAGTGSRLGEMTKDKTKGMVKVNGKPLIDYLFDFFDLNFFNEIIVVGGFAFNDLEKHLKQKQIENLKILENKDYHKGNIFTLITALKTFAHDSFLITNVDHIYPKIMFEKMKQSFSKITAMCDFDRQLGPDDMKVKLDTDKKTIVHISKQLHDFDCGYIGMTYVDRTMETVYRDAAYKAIERFGEKAVVENILQILAENHKTAPSICDLSGFGWYEVDDEHDLIKAEKGLFQNPNFS, from the coding sequence ATGCGTGCAATTGTATTAGCTGCAGGTACTGGAAGCCGATTAGGTGAAATGACAAAAGATAAAACAAAAGGAATGGTAAAAGTCAATGGAAAACCTCTTATAGATTACCTTTTTGACTTTTTTGATCTAAATTTTTTTAATGAAATTATTGTTGTCGGTGGTTTTGCATTTAACGATTTAGAAAAGCATTTGAAGCAAAAGCAAATAGAAAATTTAAAAATACTTGAGAATAAAGATTATCACAAGGGGAATATTTTTACATTAATCACTGCACTGAAAACTTTTGCGCATGATTCATTTCTAATTACCAATGTTGACCATATCTATCCTAAAATTATGTTTGAAAAGATGAAACAATCATTCAGTAAAATTACTGCAATGTGTGATTTTGACAGGCAGTTGGGCCCTGATGATATGAAGGTTAAATTAGACACAGATAAAAAAACAATAGTTCACATTAGCAAGCAGCTTCATGACTTTGACTGTGGTTATATTGGTATGACATATGTAGATAGAACAATGGAAACAGTGTATAGAGATGCAGCCTATAAAGCTATAGAACGTTTTGGGGAAAAAGCAGTGGTTGAAAACATACTACAAATACTGGCGGAAAATCATAAAACAGCACCATCAATTTGTGATCTTTCTGGGTTTGGTTGGTACGAAGTGGATGATGAACATGATCTTATAAAGGCTGAAAAAGGGTTGTTTCAAAATCCAAATTTTTCGTAA
- a CDS encoding HAD hydrolase-like protein has translation MLIKTKALLFDFDGTLVDTMEGFADIAGEVIHRFHPEISFDEARKKYLETSGVPFFQQLEIILPGDPTNKQKAAIFEETKKDGFFKSTFSEEVRYVINELRRKGFVVGVSSNNFQYLIEQFINRENLKFDIVLGFKDGFEKGKHHFEYVLEHFNLQKDDLTFVGDSLKDAEKAITNNIKFIGLCGTFTKEQFLQKYPNIVTIESLKELLSCVQLY, from the coding sequence ATGTTGATTAAAACCAAGGCACTGCTCTTTGATTTTGATGGGACCCTGGTTGATACCATGGAGGGGTTTGCTGATATTGCAGGAGAAGTTATTCATAGATTTCATCCTGAAATTTCATTTGATGAAGCACGAAAAAAATATCTTGAAACTTCTGGTGTTCCCTTTTTTCAGCAATTAGAAATAATTTTGCCAGGTGATCCAACAAACAAACAAAAAGCTGCAATCTTTGAGGAAACAAAAAAAGATGGCTTTTTTAAGTCCACATTTTCTGAAGAGGTGAGGTATGTAATAAACGAATTGCGAAGAAAAGGGTTTGTAGTTGGGGTATCATCAAATAATTTTCAATATCTAATTGAACAGTTTATAAATAGAGAAAATTTAAAATTTGACATTGTACTTGGATTTAAGGATGGTTTTGAAAAAGGTAAGCATCATTTTGAATATGTATTAGAACATTTTAATTTGCAAAAAGATGATTTGACTTTTGTAGGGGATTCGCTTAAAGATGCCGAAAAAGCTATTACAAACAATATAAAATTTATAGGTTTATGCGGGACCTTTACCAAAGAACAATTTTTACAGAAATATCCCAATATAGTGACGATTGAATCGTTAAAGGAGTTATTATCATGCGTGCAATTGTATTAG
- a CDS encoding Smr/MutS family protein, producing MHIYSITMANQHNNNSNEYTNIELFDTIDLHYFHPRDIKSILEEFINNAIEKGYMRLEIIHGKGKSVNKTIVHNYCKKDPRVKAFFDKPGNWGITIVIL from the coding sequence ATGCACATATATTCTATAACTATGGCAAATCAGCATAATAATAATTCAAATGAATACACCAATATAGAATTATTTGATACTATAGATCTTCATTACTTTCATCCTCGTGACATAAAAAGTATTCTTGAGGAATTCATCAATAATGCAATAGAGAAAGGGTATATGCGCCTTGAGATTATTCATGGCAAAGGAAAATCTGTAAATAAAACTATTGTACATAACTACTGTAAAAAAGATCCCAGAGTTAAAGCATTTTTTGACAAACCAGGCAATTGGGGTATAACAATTGTCATATTATGA
- a CDS encoding TIGR01777 family oxidoreductase produces MNTIIITGGTGFIGTHLTQKLLTKGYSVIILTRNPGKFLSHTASLKYTAWDGKTGEGWADLVNEAYAIINLAGESIAGTRWTNEKKTKILQSRLQAGNAVIDAIKKAKKKPEVIIQASAIGYYGTRSESLNENSSPGLGFLPDVAIQWEASTKEAINFGIRHVIIRTGLVLGENEGLLRILIPIFKWYLGGYFGDGSQWMSWIHIDDEVNSIIHCLENRSIHGPVNAVSPNPVTAKHFYKTLAKVLHRPCLFKIPEFAITLMLGQMAQELILSSQKVHPDVLISTKFNFTYPNLYEALYSLLEKK; encoded by the coding sequence ATGAATACAATAATTATAACAGGTGGTACAGGTTTTATAGGTACTCACCTTACACAAAAATTGCTTACAAAAGGATATTCAGTAATTATATTAACACGCAACCCAGGAAAATTTTTATCACATACTGCTTCATTAAAATATACTGCATGGGATGGTAAAACCGGTGAAGGTTGGGCAGATCTTGTCAATGAAGCTTACGCTATAATAAATTTAGCAGGCGAATCTATTGCAGGCACACGATGGACAAATGAAAAAAAAACAAAAATATTGCAAAGCCGGCTACAAGCAGGAAATGCTGTCATTGACGCAATAAAAAAGGCAAAAAAGAAACCTGAGGTAATCATCCAAGCTTCTGCTATAGGTTATTATGGTACACGAAGTGAATCCTTAAATGAAAATTCAAGCCCTGGATTAGGATTTTTACCTGATGTTGCAATTCAATGGGAAGCTTCTACTAAGGAAGCAATTAACTTTGGTATACGCCATGTGATTATCCGGACAGGGCTTGTGTTGGGAGAAAATGAAGGATTATTAAGAATTTTAATTCCAATATTTAAATGGTATTTGGGGGGATATTTTGGTGACGGCTCACAATGGATGTCGTGGATACACATTGATGATGAAGTAAATTCTATTATACATTGCCTTGAAAACAGAAGTATTCACGGGCCGGTAAATGCAGTGTCGCCAAATCCAGTGACAGCAAAGCATTTTTATAAAACACTGGCAAAGGTTTTACACAGGCCGTGTTTATTTAAAATACCTGAGTTTGCTATTACACTGATGCTGGGGCAAATGGCCCAGGAACTGATTTTATCCAGCCAAAAAGTACATCCTGATGTTCTTATTTCAACAAAATTTAACTTTACTTATCCAAATCTTTATGAAGCTTTGTATTCTCTGTTGGAAAAAAAATAA
- a CDS encoding endonuclease MutS2 encodes MLITHEEAQMLEWHTLISYIVNFCSTEIGKQYCNNLQPLQFHEIISQYSKLNCVKEILRVGHYPDFTGIYDITLLLDKAAKGATLTIEEIFKIRQFLVGQHRICDFFKSVHYDTSILSELNTIDDCNDLFKLLTSSITENGNLNEHSYPILRKIQRDITELHSTIQKSLNSLIHSQNYQPIVQDKIYTIKNNRYVIPVKSSYKSKIKGTILDISSSGATLFIEPESIHELNNTLLYKELELQREIERILQILSFEIGSNATQLKNNSAKLAYLDFCTACARFAIVYNAHTPAVSPTPYFECINARHPLLAILLQDKVVPCSIHCGKSFNCLVISGVNTGGKTVLLKMLGLFALMVRHGLPITANPDSTIGYFENIYVDIGDEQNLMQSLSTFSGQIKNIVRILKKANDKSLVLIDEIIVGTDPKQGAAIAQAVLEYLASKNSIIAVTTHYSQLKEIASRDNRFENASVIFDINSMQPTYQVLLGIPGASYTIEIAKNLSLPDEIINKALSLLDSSSQSVDALLSKITEQSHALQQKEQELSLLKQELQKLKEEYNTKINELQSTIEKVSKEQATSFFNELQEYRNRIVDRIREIQSMSMKDATNLIQDITAFQEKVKGTINTLQKPHDNMVPCSDELAQRGKKVYVPSLQQYGTIEEIDYREKVVKVRMGTLASRFSFSDVYCIVESTTPVAAKKKYTVTKEQITSVPITIQTQYNTIDLRGLRVDEALQKLDYELDAMVKRNIPSVVVIHGHGTGSLKKAVRDYVKHSFYATNYRPGQPEEGGDGVTIIQLR; translated from the coding sequence ATGCTAATAACACATGAAGAAGCACAAATGCTTGAATGGCATACACTTATATCCTATATTGTAAATTTCTGTTCTACTGAAATAGGCAAGCAATATTGTAATAATTTACAGCCACTTCAATTCCATGAGATAATTTCTCAATATAGCAAACTAAACTGTGTAAAAGAAATTCTACGCGTAGGGCATTACCCAGATTTTACCGGTATATATGATATAACTTTATTGCTGGATAAGGCAGCTAAAGGTGCAACACTTACAATAGAAGAAATTTTTAAAATACGACAATTTTTGGTTGGGCAACACAGAATCTGTGATTTCTTTAAATCAGTTCACTATGATACATCAATACTATCCGAACTTAACACTATTGACGACTGCAATGATCTTTTTAAACTATTAACTTCATCAATTACCGAAAATGGTAATTTAAATGAGCATTCATATCCAATATTACGGAAAATTCAAAGAGATATCACTGAATTACATTCCACAATACAGAAGAGTTTAAACAGCTTGATCCATTCACAAAATTACCAACCCATAGTACAGGATAAAATATATACAATAAAAAATAACCGATACGTAATTCCGGTTAAATCATCGTATAAAAGCAAAATTAAAGGAACTATTCTTGATATCTCTTCTTCAGGTGCCACTCTTTTTATTGAACCAGAAAGCATTCATGAACTAAATAACACATTATTATATAAGGAACTTGAATTGCAGCGTGAAATTGAACGTATATTGCAGATTCTTTCTTTTGAGATTGGTTCCAATGCAACTCAGTTGAAAAATAACTCAGCTAAATTGGCTTATCTAGATTTTTGCACAGCATGCGCACGGTTTGCAATTGTCTACAATGCCCACACACCTGCTGTTTCACCTACCCCGTATTTTGAATGTATCAATGCTCGACACCCTTTATTAGCAATCCTATTGCAAGATAAAGTAGTTCCATGCTCTATACATTGTGGCAAATCATTCAATTGCCTTGTGATTTCTGGGGTCAATACTGGAGGAAAAACTGTTTTACTCAAAATGCTTGGTTTGTTTGCATTAATGGTTAGACACGGATTACCAATTACTGCAAATCCTGATTCAACTATTGGGTATTTTGAAAATATATATGTTGATATAGGAGATGAACAAAACCTGATGCAATCATTATCTACATTCAGCGGACAGATAAAAAATATAGTACGCATACTAAAAAAGGCAAATGACAAAAGCTTAGTTCTAATAGATGAGATAATTGTTGGAACAGACCCAAAACAGGGCGCTGCCATTGCGCAGGCTGTTCTGGAATATCTTGCTAGTAAAAATTCAATTATAGCTGTTACTACTCACTACTCGCAATTAAAAGAGATAGCATCCAGGGATAATCGCTTTGAAAATGCATCGGTAATTTTTGACATTAATTCCATGCAGCCTACCTATCAGGTTCTTCTTGGAATTCCAGGTGCTAGTTACACCATTGAAATAGCTAAAAATTTATCCCTCCCAGATGAAATTATTAACAAAGCATTATCATTGCTTGATTCCTCATCGCAATCGGTTGATGCACTGCTTTCTAAAATTACTGAGCAATCGCATGCTTTGCAACAAAAGGAGCAGGAGCTATCGCTTCTTAAACAAGAACTACAAAAATTAAAAGAAGAATATAACACAAAAATTAACGAATTACAGAGCACAATTGAAAAAGTTTCAAAAGAACAAGCCACTTCATTTTTTAATGAACTGCAGGAATATCGAAATCGCATTGTTGACCGAATCAGGGAAATACAATCCATGTCCATGAAAGATGCAACTAATCTTATTCAGGATATTACCGCATTTCAGGAAAAAGTCAAAGGTACAATAAACACATTGCAAAAACCACATGACAATATGGTGCCCTGCTCTGATGAACTGGCACAAAGAGGCAAGAAAGTGTATGTTCCATCATTGCAACAATATGGAACAATAGAAGAAATAGACTACAGGGAAAAGGTTGTGAAAGTTAGAATGGGGACTTTAGCTAGCAGGTTCTCTTTTAGTGATGTATACTGTATTGTAGAATCAACAACACCTGTTGCAGCTAAAAAGAAATATACAGTGACAAAAGAACAAATTACATCAGTACCTATAACCATACAAACACAATACAATACCATTGACTTAAGAGGCCTGCGCGTTGATGAGGCCTTGCAAAAATTAGATTACGAATTGGACGCGATGGTAAAAAGGAATATTCCATCTGTAGTTGTTATTCACGGACATGGGACAGGTTCGTTGAAAAAGGCAGTGCGAGATTATGTAAAACATTCGTTCTATGCCACAAACTATCGCCCTGGCCAACCAGAAGAAGGTGGTGACGGAGTTACCATAATTCAGTTGCGATAG
- a CDS encoding alpha-glucosidase, producing MKKVWWKHGVIYQIYPRSFNDSNNDGIGDINGIIESLDYLQNLGIDGIWLSPIYRSPMYDFGYDVSDYCDIDPVFGTLHDFKKLVKEADKRKIAIIMDMVFNHTSHLHPWFLESRSSKDNPKRDWYIWHPGKNGKVPNNWMAAFGGRAWEWDRFTQEYYLHLFTKQQPDLNWRNPYVKKAMFDVLKFWLDLGVKGFRFDVINLLVKDSQFRNNPYKLRFTNPRRHDQQLHKYDRNQPETHEILKEMRVLLDSYGDIMSVGEIYLDEGIKDPNIPASFLGNNDEMHLNFNFSTIFASFDSRELQKIFVDWYNAIGNKGWPCHVFSNHDQSRAITRMVKNDTIKARLLAVLLLTQRGTPFIYYGEEIGMVDGKIARKDIQDPLGKKYWPFHKGRDKARTPMQWDATEYAGFSKVKPWLPVNPDYIHTNVAIQSNDENSLLQLYKQLIAVRKAHRALYEGDIEFIPAADDVMMYKRNWQSDHCIIALNFSSSAKEVVLSGTYKLLLSSLNTKAQNNNSPKILLKPYEAVICSSA from the coding sequence ATGAAAAAGGTGTGGTGGAAGCACGGGGTAATTTATCAGATTTACCCCCGTAGCTTCAATGATTCTAATAATGACGGCATTGGTGATATTAACGGCATCATTGAATCGCTGGATTATTTACAAAACCTTGGTATAGATGGAATATGGCTGTCGCCCATTTATCGATCCCCAATGTATGATTTTGGATATGATGTTAGTGATTATTGTGATATTGACCCTGTCTTTGGCACCCTTCACGATTTTAAAAAACTTGTAAAAGAAGCGGATAAGCGAAAGATTGCAATAATCATGGATATGGTTTTCAATCATACATCACATCTACATCCCTGGTTTTTGGAATCACGATCTTCAAAAGATAATCCTAAACGGGACTGGTATATCTGGCATCCAGGCAAAAATGGCAAGGTGCCAAATAACTGGATGGCTGCATTTGGTGGAAGAGCCTGGGAATGGGATCGGTTTACACAAGAGTATTACCTTCATTTGTTCACAAAGCAGCAACCTGATTTAAATTGGCGCAATCCCTACGTAAAAAAGGCAATGTTTGATGTGTTGAAGTTCTGGCTTGATCTTGGGGTAAAGGGATTTAGATTTGATGTCATTAATTTATTAGTTAAAGATAGTCAATTTAGAAATAATCCCTATAAGTTACGTTTCACTAATCCACGGAGGCATGATCAGCAATTACATAAATATGACCGGAATCAGCCTGAAACGCATGAAATTCTAAAAGAAATGCGTGTTTTGTTAGATAGTTATGGTGATATCATGAGTGTTGGTGAAATTTATCTGGATGAAGGGATAAAGGACCCAAACATTCCCGCATCATTTTTGGGAAATAATGATGAAATGCATCTAAATTTTAATTTTTCAACTATATTTGCATCATTTGATAGCCGTGAGTTACAAAAGATTTTTGTAGACTGGTACAATGCAATTGGCAATAAGGGATGGCCATGTCACGTCTTTTCCAATCATGATCAATCCCGAGCCATTACACGTATGGTAAAAAACGATACAATTAAGGCCAGGTTACTAGCGGTTTTGCTATTAACTCAAAGAGGAACTCCTTTTATATATTATGGCGAAGAAATTGGAATGGTTGATGGAAAGATTGCGCGCAAGGATATTCAGGATCCACTGGGAAAAAAATACTGGCCATTCCATAAAGGTAGGGATAAAGCACGCACTCCCATGCAGTGGGATGCAACTGAATATGCAGGCTTTTCAAAAGTAAAGCCATGGCTGCCGGTAAATCCTGATTATATCCATACCAATGTTGCGATACAGTCAAACGATGAAAACTCTTTGTTGCAATTATATAAACAATTAATTGCAGTACGAAAAGCTCATCGGGCGCTCTATGAAGGTGATATCGAATTTATACCTGCTGCAGACGATGTCATGATGTATAAACGTAACTGGCAAAGTGACCACTGTATAATCGCACTTAATTTTTCTTCATCAGCAAAAGAGGTTGTTCTTTCTGGCACATATAAACTCTTGCTGTCGTCTCTTAATACTAAAGCACAGAATAATAATTCACCAAAGATTTTACTGAAGCCTTATGAAGCAGTTATTTGTAGTAGTGCCTGA